In Candidatus Devosia phytovorans, the DNA window ATGTCATTGACGGAGGCCAGCCCGATGCAGAGCAAGACGAGAACCGCGCCGAAACGATCAAGAGCGCTGTTATGGGCCGGAGGCGCCACTATCCTGCTGGTGGCCCTGAGTGACCTATTGCTGTTCGACGTCGATGCCGGCATCAGCGTCTTTCTCGTCGCACTCGCCACGGCGCTTGCAATCCTGATTCTAGCCTGGCGCCGGCAGCGTTTCCGCTGGGGCGTCATGGGGTTCATCGCGGCGTTGATCCTGTCCCTGCCGCTGATTGAAGCTGCCTCGCTGCTGAGCGTCATGCTGTCTGCTCTCGGCCTTGGCCTTGCCGCGCTGATGGCGGTTCGGCTGGTGCCCCACCGGCTGGAGCGCATGCCCGAGATCCTGCTGCGCCTGTTGCTGCCAGCGCCGATCCGCCTGCTGCGCGACGCAGCGGCCCTGCGCCCGGCAGTGCAGCATCAGGCCGGGCGGAAAGCAGCTCTGTGGCTGGTCGCCTGGATCGTGCCGCTCGGCCTGGGTGCGGTGTTTGCCTATCTGTTCGCAGCGGCCAATCCGCTGATCGAAACCACGCTATCGGCACTCCAACCACAGGTCCTGTTCGACCTTCTCGACCCGTTCCGCCTGATGCTCTGGCTGATCGTCGCTATGGGCGTCTGGGCTCTGTTGCGCCCGAAACTGCTGCGCCGGCGCCGTCGCAGATTGCCGGAGCAGGTCGTTGCACCCAGGGATTCCTCCTGGTTTGGCAGCGCGGCCATCTTGCGTTCGCTCCTGGTCTTCAATGCGCTGTTCGCCGTCCAGACCGCGCTTGACCTCACCTATCTTTGGGGCGGCATCGCCCTGCCCGATGGGATGGGTCATGCCGAATATGCCCATCGCGGTGCTTATCCGCTGATCGTCACGGCCTTGCTCGCCGGCGCTTTCGTGCTGGTTGCCATGCGGGAGCGCAGCCCGGCGCGAGACAACCGGGTCATAAGAGCTCTGGTTTATCTGTTCATCGCGCAGAACGTGCTGCTCTGCCTTTCGGCCATGCTGCGGCTCGAACTCTATGTGGAGGTCTATTCGCTGACCGAGATGCGGCTGGCCGCAGGGATATGGATGGGGCTGGTGGCCATCGGGCTGGTGCTGATCCTGGCCCGGATCTGGCTGCGACAGTCCAATGGCTGGCTGGTGGCCACAAATCTGTTGGCGCTGACCGCGGTGCTCTACGCCTCGGCCATGCTTGATCTCTCCGCCCATATCGCCCGTTTCAATGTCGAGCACAGCCGCGAACTGACCGGCGCGGACAGGTCAGTGGACCTCCACTATCTGTGGGACCTCGGGCCAAGCGCCATTCCAGCCTTCGACAGGCTGATTCCGCGCCTCGTACCGGGTACGGCGCTTTGGGACGATGCAAGGGCGATCCGCGCGGACCTGGTCCGGACATTGCTGGACGGCCCGCAGGATTGGCGCAACTGGTCGTGGCGGGAGCAGCGCCTCAAGGACTATCTCGTCATGCATGCGGTTGCCTCGGCACCGCCAACACGGCACAACGGCATGGTAGTCGTCAGGTAGGTGACATGAGCAGCCGCATTCTCGTCGTCGACGACGAACCCCACATTCGCGACGTCATCACCTTCGCCCTCGAACGGGCCGGCATGGCAGTGACCTCGGCCCGCGATGGCGCCGAGGCCCTGATCGCCTGGCGGCGCCATGCGCCGGACCTCATCGTGCTTGATATCGGCATGCCCGAGCGCGACGGGCTCGATGTCTGCCGGACGATCCGCAAGACGTCGGACGTGCCGATCCTGTTTCTGTCCGCCCGCGACGAGGAGGTCGATCGCATCATCGGCCTCGAGATTGGCGGCGACGACTATGTGAGCAAGCCGTTCAGCCCGCGCGAGCTGGTAGCGCGGGTCAAGGCCATTCTGAAGCGAAGCGGCGGTGGACTGTCCGCGCCGGCCGACGTGTTGATCAGGGGTGCGCTGCGGCTCGATCGCAGCGCCCATAGCGTGACCTGGGGCGCAGAGCCGGTATCGCTGACAGCGCTCGAATTTGCCGTGCTGGCCGCACTGCTGGCGCGGCCAGACATGGTGT includes these proteins:
- a CDS encoding DUF4173 domain-containing protein, translating into MQSKTRTAPKRSRALLWAGGATILLVALSDLLLFDVDAGISVFLVALATALAILILAWRRQRFRWGVMGFIAALILSLPLIEAASLLSVMLSALGLGLAALMAVRLVPHRLERMPEILLRLLLPAPIRLLRDAAALRPAVQHQAGRKAALWLVAWIVPLGLGAVFAYLFAAANPLIETTLSALQPQVLFDLLDPFRLMLWLIVAMGVWALLRPKLLRRRRRRLPEQVVAPRDSSWFGSAAILRSLLVFNALFAVQTALDLTYLWGGIALPDGMGHAEYAHRGAYPLIVTALLAGAFVLVAMRERSPARDNRVIRALVYLFIAQNVLLCLSAMLRLELYVEVYSLTEMRLAAGIWMGLVAIGLVLILARIWLRQSNGWLVATNLLALTAVLYASAMLDLSAHIARFNVEHSRELTGADRSVDLHYLWDLGPSAIPAFDRLIPRLVPGTALWDDARAIRADLVRTLLDGPQDWRNWSWREQRLKDYLVMHAVASAPPTRHNGMVVVR
- a CDS encoding response regulator transcription factor, with amino-acid sequence MSSRILVVDDEPHIRDVITFALERAGMAVTSARDGAEALIAWRRHAPDLIVLDIGMPERDGLDVCRTIRKTSDVPILFLSARDEEVDRIIGLEIGGDDYVSKPFSPRELVARVKAILKRSGGGLSAPADVLIRGALRLDRSAHSVTWGAEPVSLTALEFAVLAALLARPDMVFSREMLITAAYGGDMHVSDRTVDSHIRNIRAKFLASGCSSIIATIHGVGFRLGALEAKQ